The DNA sequence CTTCTTCTAGCTTCAATGTAGAGCGGCTTGGCGCATCTGATGGGAACTTCAAACGAGGAATGCCCATAAAGAACTGTGAGTTGTTGGTTGGGTAAGAGTAACCCACCAAGCAATGACCCGGAGCGATAAAACATAAGTGAAGCACAGGCTTCTTAACATTGTCTTTCGCAGTCATCAGGCCTTTACCACGCATAGCTTGACGCATTGGCACGGTAAACTTACGGCAGAACTTCAAAAGCTCTTTCGCTTCATTGGTGTCTGGCGTTTCAATACGGATATCGCCACAACGTGGGAAACCTTCTTTCTCAGAAAGCGCCTCAAGAATTGGAGAAATACGATCATCAGTCGGCAGATCTTTGATTTCAGCTGCTACCGCGATCATTTGACGAGCAAAGATCAGCGATTGGAAGTCGATCTCTTTAACCAATTTATCAGCTTCGCCTGCTTGATAACATTCAAACAATACAAAGCCTGTATTGTTCTTTAAGCGAGGAAAACCAAACACTTCCAGTTGTGTTGCCTTGTCTTGAATTTCGCCAGCACATTCTTTTTCAAAACCAGAGCGACAATAAAGTAGTACGTGTTTCACTGAGTTACCTCTTTTATATTCAAAGCAGCGAAGGAGAAGACTCCCCAACCAATGATAAATAGTAGACCACCAAACGGAGTGATAGGGCCAAACCATTTTATTCCTGTCAGTGCCAAGCCATAAAGGCTGCCACTAAAACAAAGGATGCCGATGATAAAGCAAATTGCCGCAATGAAAAAATATTTTTGTGATTTAGCGCCAAGTTTCATCTGCAGCAGAGCGCCACACGCCAATATCGCCAAAGTATGGATAAACTGATACTGAACACCCGTCTCAAACACGCCTAGCAGATATTCAGGTAAAATAGCTTTCAACCCATGAGCCGCGAAGGCACCAAGCATCACAGCAATCGCACCAGAGATACCTGCAAACGTGAGTAAATACTTACTTCTCATTGAGTACCTCTTTGATAAACGCTGACAGCTTCTCAACGGTTAAGGCAATATTCTGCTGCTCTGTGTAACCAGAGCTCTTACGAGGCTTAAAGCTGTGATCACCGTCTGGGATAAATTCAACACGAATAGAATCCGACAGGTCGAAATCAGTAAACTCTTCACGCTTACCAAAGGTATCGCGTTCACCCTGCAGAATAAGACATGGCTTTTGTAACTCAGCTAAGTGCTCACCTTTGTACTTCTCTGGCTTACCAGGAGGGTGGAAAGGAAAGCCTAAACACGCCATCGCTGCCACCTTATCAACTTCAGACAAATGGCTCGCCATACGCCCTCCCATCGATTTACCGCCAATCACAAGCTTATCGGCATCGCACTGCTCAATGATGTCTTGGTAAGCTTCAAGCAGCTTAGGGGCTCTGTCAGGTGGACGACGCTTGCCATCTTCAGCACGTTTAATCATGTAAGGGAAATTAAAACGAATCACTCGTATCCCTTTAAAGGCTAACCCTTTTGCCACCGACTGCATGAATTCATGATCCATACCTGCGCCAGCACCATGTGCAAAGATAAAGGTGATTGGATTGTCTTCACCGTCAATGATGACGTTATTCATCGAGTAAATCCTCTTGTTCACTTTGCGCTTTCGCCAGCATCCAATCGCGGAAGGTGGCGATACGGCCCATATCGGCTTGTTTCTCATGACAAACCACATAGAAGGCATTCTTGCTCACCAACACTTCGTCAAAAGGCGCAATCAAACGACCCGCTTCGATTTCAGGTTGCGCCAACACGTTGTTACCCAGTGCAATACCTTGGCCGTGAGCTGCTGCCTGCAACACCATGGTTGAGTGACTAAAGATAGGACCGTGATTGACGTTTACCCCATCGATGCCATTTTGCTTAGCGAACTGCTTCCAATCCTTTCGAGAAGTATCATGTAATAGCGTATGACATGCTAAATCGCTTAGAGATTCTAATGGTTTGGTACCAAGCAACACTGAAGGTGAGCAAAGAGGGATCAAGTATTCTTGATAAAGCTTATCGGCTCTAAGCCCCGACCAATTGCCTCGACCATAATAAATAGCTACGTCTACGTCATCGGTCAGCGAGCCTTCATCCATATCAACGGCTTTAATTCGTACGTCGATATCAGGTTCTTGCTGATTAAAGTCTGCAAGCCTTGGCACTAACCATTGAATGGCAAAGCTTGGCGGTAAGCTGATGGTCAATGCGCCCTTCTCACTTCGCTCAAGCACTTTATCCGTCGCTTCTGCCAGTGAGGTAAAAATATCTTTGATGTCTAAGAAGTAGCTCTGACCTTCTTCAGTCAGCAGCAAAGAGCGATTTCTTCGACGAAATAACTTCAAAGACAAGAATTCTTCAAGCGCTTTAATCTGATGACTGACTGCAGCTTGAGTAACAAACAACTCTTCTGCAGCGCGCGTAAAACTCAAGTGTCGAGCAGCGGCTTCAAACACTCTTAGCGAGTTTAATGGGGGTAATCGACGAGACATAGGTACTCTCTAAATAAGCATTAGTTTTTTTTATCTGAAACATTATAATTTGTCCATTGCCTAGCGGCCAGAGAAATTCTATATTTCATCCCGCAGCAGCTAGCCTGAACGGCTTGATTCTCTCTAGAATCAATTGGTTTAGCTCCTGCGATGTTGTGTTTGCAAACTCGTTCTTTTCGAGTTGGGTAGAGTTCTACCAAATGTTTTGTTGCAGTTCTATACTGAAACGAGACATGTACTTCCTGTATTTATTTTGACCTGTCTGTCAAATTTGTTTACACCGCCTTATGGGCGGTGTTTTTTTATGTGCAAAGAAAAATAACAATAAGTTTATCAATAGCTGTACTAATTAATCTTTGTTATTTTTCATCGTTAATCACAGAATCAGACACCCACTCAAATAATCAACTGAACACATACAAATACAACCATTGAATAGCACTAAAAAGTAACAGAGTTCCTCAGATACTCACACTTCTTCGGTCACCTACAAGCCAACTCAAACCCCCATCATTTCAATCTCAGAATCTCAAGACAGAGCATGATGATAACTCGACAAACTCGCGCCTCTTACTGCCTACTGTAAAACATTCACAATAGAAAATAAAAAAGCCGCTTACTTTTCAGTAAACGGCTTTGCAAAATATTCGGCTACTCTATACCACTATGGGCGGTAAACCTTCACGTTATGGAAGCCTTGCTCTTTTAGATAAAGTGCCTGTAGACGGCTCATTACACCACGATCACAGTACAGCAAGTACTCTTTTGCTTGGTCCAAGTCGCCAAACTGAGTCGAAAGCTTGAAGAACGGGATATGTTTAATTTCAACACCATCGATCTCTAGTGGGCTTTCGTCTTCTTCGTCTGGGCTACGGATATCAAGAACGATCGAGTGCTCAGCAACAGCTTGAACTTGTTCAACTTCAGGCGCTTGCTCTTGGCTCTCTTTCTCGATGTCACGGATATCCATAACTCGAGCGTTCTCGATCACTTGCTCTAGCACTTCGAAGTTAAACTTAGCTTCTTCTGCTTCTAATTTGCCTTTCTTCGCTTTCACTGTTGGCTTCTTAGAAATAACACCACAGTACTCAGGCATTACTTTCGCAAAGTCTTCAGTGCCAATCTTACGAGACAGGTCGATGATGTCTTCTTTGTCCCAGTTGATAAGTGGACGAAGGATCAAAGTATCGGTCACGTTGTCAATGTGGCGAAGGTTAGTTAGCGTTTGGCTAGAAACCTGACCTAATGCTTCACCGGTTACTAGGGCTTCGATACCGAAGCGTTCTGCAACCATACCACCAGCACGCATGAACATACGCTTAAGAACCACGCCCATTTGGCCATCTTCAACATTCTCAAGAATCTCTGCGACTACCGGTTCAAAATCGATAGAGATGAACTTCACCTTTGCCGATGAGCCGTATTTATCCCATAGATAGTGAGAAACTTGCTTAACACCAATCTCGTGAGCAGGGCCACCAAGATTGAAGAAGCAGTAATGCACTTTAGAACCACGTTTGATGTGTAAGTAGCTTGAAACACCAGAATCAAAGCCACCAGAGATCAAGCTAAGCAGATCTTCTTGAGTACCAAGAGGGAAACCACCTAGGCCTTTATGACGTTCAATAACTTGGTTTAGCTTCTCGTTCTCGACTTCAACTTTAACGGTAATATCTGGATTTTTCAGTTTTACTTTTGCTGATTCAACCGCTTGGTTTAAACCACCACCTACGTAGCGTTCTAGCTCAATAGATGTAAAGTCATGTTTACCACGACGCTTAGCACGTACAGAGAAAGTCTTACCTTCAATAAGAGCACCGCTTCGCTCAAGAACTTGCTCGTAAATATGATGCAGGTCTTTAAACTCTGATTGCTGAACTTCAAGGGAGTGATGAATACCCGGAGTTTGCGTCAATACTTCGAGTGTTTCTTTAAAGTATTTGTCGCTCTCAGACGTCACTTCGATGTAGTCACGACGGTTGAAGACAGCCACAGACTCAGTACGACGCTGAAGAATAGTACGAATATTACGTTCTAGAATCTTTGTGAAGCGCTTACGCACCGATTCACTTTTAATAAAAATTTCCGGATGA is a window from the Vibrio splendidus genome containing:
- a CDS encoding DUF423 domain-containing protein, which gives rise to MRSKYLLTFAGISGAIAVMLGAFAAHGLKAILPEYLLGVFETGVQYQFIHTLAILACGALLQMKLGAKSQKYFFIAAICFIIGILCFSGSLYGLALTGIKWFGPITPFGGLLFIIGWGVFSFAALNIKEVTQ
- a CDS encoding alpha/beta fold hydrolase, giving the protein MNNVIIDGEDNPITFIFAHGAGAGMDHEFMQSVAKGLAFKGIRVIRFNFPYMIKRAEDGKRRPPDRAPKLLEAYQDIIEQCDADKLVIGGKSMGGRMASHLSEVDKVAAMACLGFPFHPPGKPEKYKGEHLAELQKPCLILQGERDTFGKREEFTDFDLSDSIRVEFIPDGDHSFKPRKSSGYTEQQNIALTVEKLSAFIKEVLNEK
- the rlmM gene encoding 23S rRNA (cytidine(2498)-2'-O)-methyltransferase RlmM; translated protein: MKHVLLYCRSGFEKECAGEIQDKATQLEVFGFPRLKNNTGFVLFECYQAGEADKLVKEIDFQSLIFARQMIAVAAEIKDLPTDDRISPILEALSEKEGFPRCGDIRIETPDTNEAKELLKFCRKFTVPMRQAMRGKGLMTAKDNVKKPVLHLCFIAPGHCLVGYSYPTNNSQFFMGIPRLKFPSDAPSRSTLKLEEAFHVFIPRDEWDERLAPGMWGVDLGACPGGWTYQLVKRSMFVHCVDNGMMADSLMETGQIKHHMVDGFKFEPDRKNVTWIICDMVEKPARVAHLMGEWIIKGWAKEALFNLKLPMKGRYDEVLQDIENLKQFLIDNKVKFKMQAKHLYHDREEITVHIQSLSNISPY
- a CDS encoding transcriptional regulator GcvA codes for the protein MSRRLPPLNSLRVFEAAARHLSFTRAAEELFVTQAAVSHQIKALEEFLSLKLFRRRNRSLLLTEEGQSYFLDIKDIFTSLAEATDKVLERSEKGALTISLPPSFAIQWLVPRLADFNQQEPDIDVRIKAVDMDEGSLTDDVDVAIYYGRGNWSGLRADKLYQEYLIPLCSPSVLLGTKPLESLSDLACHTLLHDTSRKDWKQFAKQNGIDGVNVNHGPIFSHSTMVLQAAAHGQGIALGNNVLAQPEIEAGRLIAPFDEVLVSKNAFYVVCHEKQADMGRIATFRDWMLAKAQSEQEDLLDE
- the thiI gene encoding tRNA uracil 4-sulfurtransferase ThiI, whose protein sequence is MKFIVKPHPEIFIKSESVRKRFTKILERNIRTILQRRTESVAVFNRRDYIEVTSESDKYFKETLEVLTQTPGIHHSLEVQQSEFKDLHHIYEQVLERSGALIEGKTFSVRAKRRGKHDFTSIELERYVGGGLNQAVESAKVKLKNPDITVKVEVENEKLNQVIERHKGLGGFPLGTQEDLLSLISGGFDSGVSSYLHIKRGSKVHYCFFNLGGPAHEIGVKQVSHYLWDKYGSSAKVKFISIDFEPVVAEILENVEDGQMGVVLKRMFMRAGGMVAERFGIEALVTGEALGQVSSQTLTNLRHIDNVTDTLILRPLINWDKEDIIDLSRKIGTEDFAKVMPEYCGVISKKPTVKAKKGKLEAEEAKFNFEVLEQVIENARVMDIRDIEKESQEQAPEVEQVQAVAEHSIVLDIRSPDEEDESPLEIDGVEIKHIPFFKLSTQFGDLDQAKEYLLYCDRGVMSRLQALYLKEQGFHNVKVYRP